A genome region from Glutamicibacter arilaitensis Re117 includes the following:
- a CDS encoding GntR family transcriptional regulator: MTASKSEAAYQLVSERIVNGAYSPGYRLVLGTIADELGCSVVPVREAIRRLEAEGLVHFTRNVGATVAHVDSTLYLHTMQTLMVIEPAATALAADSMDAAWLAKARALNEKMRQCLEDFDPVAFTRMNTEFHQLLYGQCPNPHILDLVQRGWRRLAAMRASSFTHIPNRARASVQEHEKLLDLIGTHATPAQIEAAAREHRAHTLNAYLKAAGMAPSAI, from the coding sequence ATGACCGCATCCAAGTCCGAGGCGGCCTACCAGCTGGTCTCCGAACGCATCGTCAACGGGGCGTACTCCCCCGGCTATCGGCTGGTGCTGGGCACCATCGCCGATGAGCTGGGCTGCTCCGTGGTTCCGGTGCGCGAGGCGATCCGCCGGTTGGAAGCCGAAGGCCTGGTCCACTTCACCCGCAATGTCGGGGCGACGGTAGCCCACGTGGATTCCACCTTGTACCTGCACACCATGCAGACATTGATGGTCATCGAACCGGCAGCTACCGCGCTGGCCGCCGATTCCATGGATGCCGCGTGGCTTGCCAAGGCACGGGCGCTGAACGAGAAGATGCGCCAGTGCCTGGAGGACTTCGATCCGGTGGCCTTCACCAGGATGAATACCGAGTTCCACCAGCTGTTGTACGGCCAGTGCCCCAATCCGCACATCCTGGACCTGGTCCAGCGCGGATGGCGCCGGCTGGCAGCGATGCGGGCGAGTTCCTTCACGCACATCCCGAACCGGGCCCGCGCCTCGGTCCAGGAGCATGAGAAGCTGCTGGATCTGATCGGAACCCATGCCACTCCGGCGCAGATCGAGGCCGCGGCGCGCGAGCACCGCGCCCACACCCTGAACGCCTACCTCAAGGCTGCCGGCATGGCACCGAGCGCCATCTAG
- a CDS encoding fumarylacetoacetate hydrolase family protein, with protein sequence MTKAGRSTVSNIVPVTEETFAQAGKILAVHLSYSSRAAQRGRTPKFPSYFMKATSSLAASGSTVERPAGTELLAFEGEIALIIGKTARRVSVEDAWSYVGSVTASNDLGVHDMKYADKGSNIRSKSGDGYTPMGPKALEAATLDPAKLRVQTWVNGKITQDADTSELLFSFATIVADLSQQMTLQPGDIILTGTPAGSTVFFPGDVVEVEVTDLVTGATTGKLKTTATEGTATFAAFGNQPKVTDKDKEDAYGDRETAGMAPILTGKDVLTDKVREQLASVATATLSATLRKRGLNNVNIEVPGATKGMQRVIGTARTLRYIPNREDLFKAHGAGYNMQKQSIDSLGDGEILVMEARGETGSATLGDILALRSQQLGAAGIISDGGVRDLDAVSGLDIPVFYNGAHPAVLGRKHVAWDKDITVACGGVSVQPGDVIVADSDGIVVIPPAMVEQVAAEAMVTESNDEFIFAMVKRGHGIEGLFPMNAEWKTKYNAWKDAGSPDLDSWSL encoded by the coding sequence ATGACGAAAGCAGGCCGATCAACGGTGAGCAACATTGTTCCAGTAACCGAAGAGACCTTCGCCCAGGCAGGCAAGATCCTGGCCGTACACCTGAGCTACTCTTCGCGCGCAGCACAGCGCGGCCGTACTCCCAAGTTCCCTAGCTACTTCATGAAGGCCACCAGCTCGCTGGCCGCCAGCGGTTCCACCGTGGAACGCCCAGCAGGCACCGAACTGCTCGCCTTTGAAGGCGAAATCGCATTGATCATCGGCAAGACCGCCCGCCGCGTCTCAGTAGAGGACGCCTGGAGCTACGTCGGCTCGGTCACCGCCTCCAACGACCTGGGCGTGCACGACATGAAGTACGCGGACAAGGGCTCGAACATCCGCTCCAAGTCCGGCGACGGCTACACTCCGATGGGCCCGAAAGCACTGGAAGCGGCCACTCTGGATCCAGCCAAGCTGCGCGTGCAGACCTGGGTCAACGGCAAGATCACCCAGGACGCCGACACCTCGGAACTGCTCTTCTCCTTCGCCACCATCGTGGCCGACCTGTCCCAGCAGATGACCCTGCAGCCAGGCGATATCATCCTCACCGGCACCCCTGCCGGCTCCACCGTCTTCTTCCCAGGCGATGTCGTCGAGGTCGAGGTGACCGACCTGGTCACCGGCGCCACCACTGGCAAGCTGAAGACCACCGCCACCGAGGGCACCGCCACCTTCGCCGCCTTCGGCAACCAGCCAAAGGTCACCGACAAGGACAAGGAAGATGCCTACGGCGACCGCGAGACCGCTGGCATGGCACCAATCCTCACCGGCAAGGACGTGCTGACCGACAAGGTCCGCGAACAGCTGGCGTCGGTAGCCACCGCAACCCTTTCAGCCACCCTGCGCAAGCGCGGCCTGAACAACGTGAACATCGAAGTGCCAGGTGCCACCAAGGGCATGCAGCGCGTGATCGGCACCGCCCGCACCCTGCGCTACATCCCGAACCGCGAGGACCTGTTCAAGGCCCACGGCGCTGGCTACAACATGCAAAAGCAGTCCATCGATTCGCTGGGCGATGGCGAGATCCTGGTCATGGAGGCCCGCGGCGAAACCGGTTCGGCCACCTTGGGCGACATCCTGGCCCTGCGTTCCCAGCAGCTCGGTGCTGCCGGCATCATCTCCGATGGCGGCGTGCGCGACCTGGACGCAGTCTCCGGCCTGGACATCCCGGTCTTCTACAACGGCGCGCACCCGGCAGTTCTGGGTCGCAAGCACGTGGCCTGGGACAAGGACATCACCGTGGCCTGCGGCGGCGTCTCGGTCCAGCCAGGCGATGTCATCGTGGCTGACTCCGATGGCATCGTGGTCATCCCGCCAGCGATGGTGGAACAAGTTGCCGCCGAGGCAATGGTCACCGAGTCCAATGATGAATTCATCTTCGCGATGGTCAAGCGCGGCCACGGCATCGAGGGCCTGTTCCCGATGAACGCCGAATGGAAGACCAAGTACAACGCCTGGAAGGACGCAGGCAGCCCGGATCTGGACTCATGGTCGCTGTAA
- a CDS encoding ABC transporter permease: MKSLTRLGTGFAAALLEAWQELRIHKLRVLLSLVGVTIAVASLTTALAGAGMARQMMTENLESEGRPAMIVVYAFDPNSDGGPAGNAQIDEAFQKTSDRFKVEYTTMMGRNYEQTASAQGMSVDAEVMVVDPDYAPMHRLVVTEGRWLEAEDARNLAPAAVVDRNFMKELGLEGHRLPLTVDLMSNGKAVSVTVIGTTKGTSYGMGGRLWMLPATYEHWFGSQAPLNEVSYKLWVPIEGSEELAMHFGQQMQAELPGLTVDAHREDYLMWGADESLKMLTMVVAGIAIIILLLGSLSLLNVAMVTMKQRIREVGIRRSFGATTERVFFSVMMESVVATAVAGGIGVLISVALVSNETLLNMVMATELDQMPAFPIGAALLGMGVSIAVGALTGVLPALVAARVKIVDAIRV, translated from the coding sequence ATGAAATCCTTAACCCGCTTAGGGACCGGTTTTGCGGCTGCACTGCTGGAGGCATGGCAGGAACTGCGTATTCACAAGTTGCGCGTCTTGCTCTCCTTGGTTGGTGTCACCATCGCCGTGGCCTCGTTGACTACCGCATTGGCCGGAGCTGGCATGGCGCGTCAGATGATGACCGAAAACCTTGAAAGCGAGGGTCGTCCAGCAATGATCGTTGTCTACGCCTTCGACCCGAACTCGGACGGTGGCCCTGCGGGCAACGCCCAAATTGACGAAGCCTTTCAAAAGACCAGTGACCGTTTCAAGGTCGAGTACACCACCATGATGGGACGCAACTACGAGCAGACGGCTTCAGCCCAAGGCATGAGTGTTGATGCCGAGGTCATGGTGGTTGATCCCGACTACGCACCAATGCACCGGCTGGTTGTTACTGAAGGCCGCTGGTTGGAAGCCGAAGATGCCCGGAATCTTGCACCAGCGGCGGTGGTTGACCGAAATTTCATGAAGGAATTGGGATTGGAAGGCCACCGGCTGCCGTTAACCGTGGACTTGATGAGCAATGGCAAGGCCGTCTCGGTTACGGTCATCGGAACTACCAAGGGCACCAGCTACGGCATGGGCGGCAGGCTATGGATGCTGCCAGCCACCTATGAGCACTGGTTCGGCAGCCAAGCTCCGCTCAATGAGGTCAGCTACAAGCTGTGGGTGCCCATTGAGGGATCCGAAGAGCTGGCCATGCACTTCGGCCAGCAAATGCAGGCAGAACTTCCTGGTCTCACAGTTGATGCGCACCGCGAAGATTATCTGATGTGGGGTGCTGATGAGAGCTTGAAGATGTTGACCATGGTGGTTGCCGGGATCGCAATCATCATCTTGCTGCTTGGTTCCCTGAGTCTGCTCAATGTTGCCATGGTGACCATGAAGCAGCGTATCCGCGAAGTGGGTATCCGACGCAGCTTCGGTGCAACAACCGAACGCGTATTCTTCTCGGTGATGATGGAAAGCGTCGTAGCCACGGCCGTAGCAGGTGGCATTGGCGTGCTCATCTCCGTAGCTTTGGTCTCCAACGAGACTCTGCTGAATATGGTGATGGCTACCGAGCTGGATCAAATGCCTGCATTCCCTATCGGTGCGGCCCTACTTGGCATGGGAGTTTCCATCGCCGTAGGCGCACTGACCGGTGTGCTTCCTGCGCTGGTGGCAGCCCGAGTCAAGATTGTGGATGCTATTCGCGTCTAG
- a CDS encoding ABC transporter ATP-binding protein, giving the protein MSGEPLLELENVTRSVLLPDDSELHILNGIDLSVSEGDHIAIVGRSGTGKSTLLNILGLLDRPTSGSLQWRGKDATRLSAKQAAHARGRDLGFVFQQFNLLPGRTALENVMAPLMYASGHEFWNRRKLATESLERVGLGKRLDSMPQTLSGGEQQRVAIARALVRRPRVVLADEPTGALDVTTGRAVMDLLDSATVDSGAALITITHDSNVAALAREQLQLDGGRLHPLSEVAAR; this is encoded by the coding sequence ATGAGTGGTGAGCCATTACTGGAGCTTGAGAATGTCACCCGCAGCGTCCTGCTGCCCGATGACAGCGAGCTGCACATCCTGAACGGGATTGATCTCAGTGTTTCCGAAGGCGATCATATTGCCATCGTAGGTCGTTCCGGCACCGGTAAATCCACCCTGTTGAACATCCTTGGCCTGCTTGACCGCCCCACCAGCGGCAGCCTGCAGTGGCGAGGCAAGGATGCCACTCGCCTCAGCGCCAAGCAGGCGGCCCATGCCCGCGGGCGCGACCTCGGTTTCGTTTTCCAGCAGTTCAACCTCCTGCCAGGACGCACTGCCCTGGAAAATGTCATGGCTCCACTGATGTACGCCAGTGGCCATGAATTCTGGAATCGGCGCAAGCTAGCAACCGAGTCCTTGGAGCGCGTAGGACTGGGCAAACGCTTGGATTCAATGCCCCAGACCCTCTCCGGCGGTGAGCAGCAACGTGTGGCCATCGCTCGCGCGCTGGTCCGCCGGCCACGAGTCGTACTGGCCGATGAGCCCACCGGTGCCTTGGACGTCACTACCGGACGGGCAGTGATGGATCTCCTGGATTCCGCCACGGTTGATTCCGGCGCAGCCCTGATCACCATCACGCACGACAGCAATGTTGCGGCCTTGGCCCGAGAACAGCTGCAATTGGATGGCGGGCGGCTGCATCCGCTCAGTGAGGTGGCGGCAAGATGA